From the genome of Mycobacterium dioxanotrophicus, one region includes:
- a CDS encoding hemerythrin domain-containing protein — protein sequence MTTSDTHDLVDMIITDHREVDEVFKEIESSATPSKRRELVEHVIAELVRHSVGEEEYLYPIARRVLPTGDEVANRKLKEHTDAEWVMKRLEASHIDDAQFGELITKLIADVRRHFEDEEREVLPALRDACSEADLRHLGEKFEHSRRLAPTRPHPSAPNRAPLNKILAPGEGLIDRLRDALTHRKT from the coding sequence ATGACGACGTCAGACACGCACGATCTCGTCGACATGATCATCACCGACCACCGTGAGGTCGACGAGGTCTTCAAGGAAATCGAGAGCAGCGCCACGCCATCGAAACGGCGTGAACTCGTCGAGCACGTCATCGCCGAACTCGTGCGGCATTCGGTGGGGGAGGAGGAGTACCTCTATCCCATCGCTCGCCGGGTGCTCCCCACGGGCGATGAGGTCGCCAACCGGAAGCTCAAGGAACACACCGACGCCGAGTGGGTGATGAAGAGGCTCGAAGCGTCCCACATCGACGACGCGCAGTTCGGCGAGTTGATCACCAAGCTGATCGCCGACGTTCGCCGCCACTTCGAGGACGAGGAACGCGAGGTGCTGCCCGCGTTGCGTGACGCATGCAGTGAGGCAGACCTGCGGCACCTCGGAGAGAAGTTCGAGCACAGCAGGCGGTTGGCGCCGACTCGGCCGCACCCGTCGGCACCAAACCGCGCCCCCCTCAACAAGATTCTCGCGCCTGGCGAGGGGTTGATCGACCGCCTGCGCGACGCGCTGACCCACCGCAAGACCTAG
- a CDS encoding VWA domain-containing protein — MTTFAVPGALALLVVPVALLVLYVVIQVARKRRFQSFTGVTAPRRWTRHVPVALALCATVLLIVALAGPTREIHVARNRAVIMLVIDESRSMGATDVAPTRLAAAQTAAKQFADQLTPGVNLGLVAFAGNAALLVSPTPDHKATVAALDHLSLDDSTATGEAIFTALQSISSVATVLSSDNTDAPPARIVLESDGAANKPANQDNPRGAYTAARAAKDQGVPVSTIAFGTKDGVVELKDEHIPVPVDDNMLKRIADLSGGQSYNATSVDELSHNYQSIQQQIGYQTINGPDRGWWLRTGALAAFLAAVCALLINRRLPV, encoded by the coding sequence ATGACGACATTTGCCGTACCGGGCGCACTGGCACTGCTGGTGGTGCCGGTCGCGCTGCTGGTGCTCTACGTCGTCATCCAGGTCGCCAGGAAGCGCCGCTTCCAGAGCTTCACCGGCGTCACCGCGCCCCGCCGGTGGACCCGGCACGTGCCGGTGGCGCTGGCCCTGTGCGCGACCGTGCTGCTGATCGTCGCGCTGGCGGGCCCGACCCGCGAGATCCACGTCGCACGCAACCGCGCGGTGATCATGCTGGTGATCGACGAGTCCCGATCGATGGGGGCAACCGATGTGGCGCCAACGCGGCTTGCCGCCGCCCAGACCGCCGCCAAACAATTCGCCGACCAACTCACCCCCGGCGTCAATCTGGGTCTGGTGGCGTTCGCCGGTAACGCCGCGCTGCTGGTGTCGCCGACCCCCGATCACAAGGCCACCGTGGCGGCCCTCGACCATCTGAGCCTCGACGATTCCACGGCCACCGGTGAGGCGATATTCACCGCGCTGCAATCGATCTCGTCGGTGGCCACGGTGCTCAGCTCCGACAACACCGATGCCCCGCCGGCCCGCATCGTGCTGGAATCCGACGGCGCGGCCAACAAGCCGGCAAATCAGGACAACCCGCGTGGCGCCTACACCGCTGCGCGCGCCGCGAAAGACCAAGGGGTGCCGGTGTCCACGATCGCTTTCGGCACGAAAGACGGTGTGGTCGAACTGAAAGACGAACACATCCCGGTGCCTGTCGACGACAACATGCTCAAACGCATCGCCGACCTGTCCGGTGGGCAGTCCTACAACGCCACGAGCGTCGACGAGTTGAGCCACAACTACCAGTCCATCCAACAGCAGATCGGCTATCAGACCATCAACGGTCCCGACCGGGGCTGGTGGCTGCGCACCGGCGCCCTGGCCGCGTTCCTCGCCGCGGTGTGCGCTCTGCTGATCAACCGCCGGCTACCGGTGTAG
- the wrbA gene encoding NAD(P)H:quinone oxidoreductase has protein sequence MTKVAVIYYSATGHGSSMARRVAAAAEAAGAEVRVRPVAETQTPESFAHNPAWTANYQATKDLPVATGDDIVWADAVIFGSPTRFGSVASQLRAFLDSLGGLWSQGQLADKVYAGFTSTNTPHGGQETTLLTLYVTLMHWGGIIVPPGYTEPLKFADGNPYGASLLANHDNIEEFDETTYNALDHLARRVVSVAARLGG, from the coding sequence ATGACCAAAGTCGCTGTCATCTACTACTCCGCCACCGGGCACGGCTCGTCCATGGCGCGCCGCGTCGCCGCCGCTGCCGAAGCCGCGGGCGCCGAGGTACGGGTGCGTCCCGTTGCCGAGACCCAGACCCCGGAGTCGTTCGCCCACAACCCGGCCTGGACCGCGAATTATCAAGCCACCAAGGACCTTCCGGTAGCGACCGGCGACGACATCGTCTGGGCTGATGCGGTGATCTTCGGCTCCCCCACCCGGTTCGGTTCTGTCGCATCGCAATTGCGGGCGTTCCTCGACTCGCTCGGTGGGCTGTGGTCGCAGGGCCAGCTCGCCGACAAGGTCTACGCGGGGTTCACCTCGACCAACACCCCGCACGGCGGGCAGGAGACCACGCTGCTGACCCTGTACGTCACGCTGATGCACTGGGGCGGCATCATCGTGCCGCCGGGCTACACCGAGCCGCTCAAGTTCGCCGACGGCAACCCGTACGGCGCAAGCCTGTTGGCCAACCACGACAACATCGAAGAGTTCGACGAGACCACCTACAACGCGCTCGATCACCTGGCGCGTCGGGTGGTGAGTGTCGCCGCTCGGCTCGGCGGCTGA
- the ilvC gene encoding ketol-acid reductoisomerase, whose amino-acid sequence MFYDDDADLSIIQGRKVGVIGYGSQGHAHSLSLRDSGVQVKVGLKEGSKSRVKVEEQGLEVDTPAEVAKWADVIMVLAPDTAQAEIFKNDIEPNLQDGNALFFGHGLNIHFGLIKAPANVTVGMVAPKGPGHLVRRQFVDGKGVPCLIAIDQDPKGEGQALALSYAAAIGGARAGVIKTTFKEETETDLFGEQAVLCGGTEELVKAGFEVMVEAGYAPEMAYFEVLHELKLIVDLMYEGGIARMNYSVSDTAEFGGYLSGPRVIDADTKERMRAILKDIQDGTFVKRLVANVENGNKELEGLRKANAEHPIEVTGKKLRDLMSWVDRPITETA is encoded by the coding sequence CTGTTCTACGACGACGACGCGGATCTGTCGATCATCCAGGGCCGCAAGGTCGGTGTGATCGGCTACGGCAGCCAGGGCCACGCCCATTCGCTGTCGCTGCGCGATTCGGGGGTGCAGGTCAAGGTCGGTCTGAAAGAGGGCTCGAAGTCCCGCGTCAAGGTCGAGGAGCAGGGCCTGGAGGTCGACACCCCGGCTGAGGTGGCCAAGTGGGCCGACGTGATCATGGTGCTCGCGCCCGACACCGCGCAGGCCGAGATCTTCAAGAACGACATCGAGCCCAACCTGCAGGACGGCAACGCGCTGTTCTTCGGCCACGGCCTCAACATCCACTTCGGCCTGATCAAGGCCCCGGCCAACGTCACCGTCGGCATGGTCGCCCCCAAGGGCCCCGGCCACCTGGTGCGTCGGCAGTTCGTCGACGGCAAGGGCGTGCCCTGCCTGATCGCCATCGATCAGGACCCCAAGGGTGAGGGCCAGGCCCTGGCGCTGTCCTACGCCGCCGCGATCGGTGGTGCCCGGGCCGGCGTCATCAAGACCACCTTCAAGGAAGAGACCGAGACCGACCTGTTCGGTGAGCAGGCCGTGCTCTGCGGTGGCACCGAAGAGCTGGTCAAGGCCGGCTTCGAGGTCATGGTCGAGGCGGGCTACGCCCCCGAGATGGCCTACTTCGAGGTGCTGCACGAGCTCAAGCTCATCGTCGACCTGATGTACGAGGGTGGCATCGCCCGCATGAACTACTCGGTGTCCGACACCGCGGAGTTCGGTGGCTACCTGTCGGGCCCGCGGGTCATCGACGCCGACACCAAGGAGCGCATGCGCGCCATCCTCAAGGACATCCAGGACGGCACGTTCGTCAAGCGCCTCGTCGCCAACGTCGAGAACGGCAACAAGGAGCTCGAGGGCCTGCGTAAGGCCAACGCCGAGCATCCGATCGAGGTCACCGGTAAGAAGCTGCGCGACCTGATGAGCTGGGTCGACCGGCCGATCACCGAAACGGCCTAA
- a CDS encoding phytoene desaturase family protein, with protein MDVTVVGSGPNGLAAAVVCARAGLSVRVIEGQPTAGGGTRTAVDPEYPGVAHDVCSAVHPLAYASPFFAEFGLADRIELNVPEISYANPLPGRPAALAYRDLDRTCAELTDGASWRWLLGPMVQRSDAATAFVLGDKRSVPPDPVTSARLALRMLTQGGPAWGLLRGEDARALFTGVAAHTISQMPSMTSSGLGMMLAVLAHSVGWPVPTGGSQAIADALIADLLDHGGELVLGEPVTEPPRGVVLYDTPAKALLSIYGDRLPSRYAAALRRLRPNPGVAKVDFVLADEIPWRDGRLARSVTFHLGGTRPQMARAEREVAAGRHADRPMVLAASPHVGDPKRIDAQGRRPFWSYVHVPRDSPVDQTETVIEIMERLAPGFRDIVVATRGVPASQLAEHNASLTAGDITGGGNSAWRALAGPTLRLNPWATPMPGAYLCSAAAPPNGGVHGMSGYYAARTALKREFGITTMPKLAP; from the coding sequence GTGGACGTCACCGTCGTCGGGAGCGGCCCCAACGGCCTGGCCGCAGCCGTGGTGTGTGCCCGTGCCGGCCTGTCGGTGCGGGTGATCGAAGGCCAACCGACCGCGGGTGGCGGCACGCGGACCGCCGTCGACCCCGAGTACCCCGGTGTGGCGCACGACGTGTGCTCGGCCGTGCACCCGCTGGCCTACGCGTCGCCGTTCTTCGCCGAGTTCGGCCTGGCCGACCGCATCGAGCTGAACGTGCCGGAGATCTCCTATGCCAATCCGCTGCCGGGCCGGCCGGCGGCGCTGGCCTACCGCGACCTCGACCGCACGTGCGCCGAGTTGACCGACGGGGCGTCGTGGCGGTGGCTGCTGGGTCCGATGGTGCAGCGCAGTGACGCGGCGACCGCGTTCGTGCTGGGCGACAAGCGCTCGGTGCCGCCCGATCCGGTCACCTCGGCCAGGCTCGCCCTGCGGATGCTGACGCAGGGCGGCCCCGCGTGGGGACTGCTGCGGGGTGAGGACGCCCGCGCGTTGTTCACCGGCGTCGCCGCGCACACGATTTCGCAGATGCCGTCGATGACGTCGTCGGGGCTGGGCATGATGCTGGCGGTGCTGGCCCACTCGGTCGGGTGGCCGGTGCCCACCGGTGGCAGCCAGGCCATCGCCGACGCGTTGATCGCCGACTTGCTGGACCACGGCGGCGAATTGGTGCTCGGCGAACCCGTCACCGAACCGCCGCGGGGCGTCGTGCTCTACGACACCCCGGCCAAGGCGTTGCTGAGCATCTACGGTGACCGGCTGCCCTCGCGGTACGCCGCGGCGTTACGACGCCTGCGGCCCAATCCCGGCGTGGCCAAGGTCGATTTCGTGCTGGCCGACGAGATTCCCTGGCGCGACGGGCGACTGGCGCGCTCGGTCACCTTCCACCTGGGCGGCACTCGTCCGCAGATGGCCCGCGCGGAGCGCGAGGTCGCCGCGGGCAGGCATGCCGACCGGCCTATGGTGCTGGCCGCATCGCCGCACGTCGGCGACCCGAAAAGGATTGATGCACAAGGCCGTCGGCCATTCTGGAGTTATGTACACGTGCCGCGGGACTCACCCGTCGATCAGACCGAGACCGTCATCGAGATCATGGAACGCTTGGCGCCCGGATTCCGGGACATCGTCGTGGCGACGCGCGGTGTGCCCGCATCCCAACTGGCCGAGCACAACGCCAGCCTCACCGCAGGGGACATCACCGGCGGCGGCAACAGCGCATGGCGCGCCCTTGCCGGGCCGACGCTGCGGCTGAATCCGTGGGCCACGCCGATGCCGGGGGCGTATCTCTGTTCGGCGGCCGCTCCACCCAACGGCGGTGTGCACGGCATGTCCGGCTACTACGCCGCACGCACCGCACTGAAACGCGAGTTCGGCATCACGACCATGCCTAAGCTGGCGCCATGA
- a CDS encoding 3-isopropylmalate dehydrogenase has product MRLAIIAGDGIGPEVIAEAVKVLDAVLPGVEKTEYDLGARRYHATGELLTEATIEELRGYDAILLGAIGDPSVPSGVLERGLLLKLRFALDHHVNLRPGRLYPGVSSPLSGVFGIDFVVVREGTEGPYTGNGGALRVGTPHEVATEVSVNTAYGVERVVRDAFTRAQSRRKHLTLVHKTNVLAFAGGLWSRVVAEVGQEFPDVEVAYQHIDAATIHMVTDPGRFDVIVTDNLFGDIITDLAAAVCGGIGLAASGNIDATRTNPSMFEPVHGSAPDIAGQGIADPTAAVMSVALLLAHVGETDAAARVDKAVSEHLATRGDTKLSTSEVGERILSLL; this is encoded by the coding sequence GTGAGACTAGCGATCATCGCAGGCGACGGCATCGGCCCCGAGGTCATCGCCGAAGCCGTCAAGGTGCTCGACGCAGTGCTGCCCGGAGTCGAGAAGACCGAATACGACCTGGGCGCCCGGCGGTACCACGCGACCGGCGAACTGCTCACCGAGGCCACCATCGAGGAGCTGCGCGGCTACGACGCCATCCTGCTCGGCGCCATCGGCGACCCGTCGGTACCCAGCGGTGTGCTGGAACGCGGCCTGCTGCTCAAGCTGCGCTTCGCGCTGGACCATCACGTCAACCTGCGCCCCGGCCGGCTCTATCCCGGTGTCAGCAGCCCACTTTCGGGCGTGTTTGGTATCGACTTCGTCGTGGTCCGCGAGGGTACCGAAGGCCCGTACACCGGTAACGGCGGGGCGCTGAGGGTCGGTACGCCGCATGAGGTGGCCACCGAGGTCAGCGTCAACACCGCATACGGTGTCGAGCGGGTGGTGCGGGACGCCTTCACGCGAGCCCAGTCCCGGCGCAAGCATCTGACCCTGGTGCACAAGACCAATGTGCTCGCGTTCGCCGGCGGTCTGTGGTCGCGCGTGGTGGCCGAAGTCGGTCAGGAATTCCCCGACGTCGAGGTGGCCTACCAGCACATCGATGCGGCCACCATCCACATGGTCACTGATCCGGGCCGGTTCGACGTCATCGTCACCGACAACCTGTTCGGCGACATCATCACCGACCTCGCGGCTGCGGTGTGCGGCGGCATTGGGTTGGCCGCCAGCGGCAATATCGATGCGACGCGGACCAATCCGTCCATGTTCGAACCCGTGCACGGCAGTGCGCCCGACATCGCGGGGCAGGGCATCGCCGATCCGACGGCTGCGGTGATGAGTGTCGCCCTGCTGCTGGCCCATGTCGGCGAAACCGATGCCGCGGCACGGGTGGACAAGGCGGTTTCCGAACACCTGGCCACTCGCGGAGACACGAAGCTCTCCACCAGCGAGGTCGGCGAGCGGATCCTGTCGCTGCTCTGA
- a CDS encoding acetolactate synthase large subunit, translating into MSAPTTRPPEQSADPANGTSTATQSTQTPSKRVAPLQMTGAQAVIRSLEEIGVDVIFGIPGGAVLPVYDPLFDSQKLRHVLVRHEQGAGHAASGYAHATGKVGVMMATSGPGATNLVTPLADAQMDSIPVVAITGQVGRSLIGTDAFQEADISGITMPITKHNFLVRNGDDIPKVIAEAFHIAASGRPGAVLVDIPKDILQGQCTFSWPPRIDLPGYKPNTKPHNRQIREAAKLISEASKPVLYVGGGVIRGDACEQLLELAELTGIPVVTTLMARGAFPDSHPQHMGMPGMHGAVSAVAALQRSDLLIALGTRFDDRVTGQLSSFAPDAKVIHADIDPAEIGKNRHADVPIVGDVKAVITDLTEALRKIGAGFGGQEHSDRGRGGVTRKLDSWWEYLSGVKSTYPLSYGPQSDGSLSPEYVIETLGKLAGPDAVYVAGVGQHQMWAAQFVKYENPRTWLNSGGLGTMGFAVPAAMGAKFARPEAEVWAIDGDGCFQMTNQELATCAVEGAPIKVALINNGNLGMVRQWQTLFYDERYSQTDLATHSHRIPDFVKLAEALGCVGLRCERAEDVEDVIRQAQAINDRPVVIDFIVGADAQVWPMVAAGTSNDEIMAARDIRPLFDDEDGEGHA; encoded by the coding sequence GTGAGCGCACCGACAACGCGACCGCCCGAACAGTCGGCCGACCCGGCCAACGGTACGTCGACCGCCACCCAGTCCACCCAGACCCCGTCGAAAAGGGTTGCGCCGCTTCAGATGACGGGCGCCCAGGCGGTCATCCGGTCGCTGGAGGAAATCGGCGTCGACGTCATCTTCGGCATCCCCGGCGGGGCAGTGCTGCCCGTCTACGACCCGCTCTTCGACTCGCAGAAACTGCGCCACGTGCTGGTGCGCCACGAGCAGGGCGCCGGCCACGCCGCGAGTGGCTACGCCCACGCCACCGGCAAGGTCGGCGTGATGATGGCCACCTCGGGCCCGGGCGCGACCAACCTGGTGACGCCGCTGGCCGACGCTCAGATGGATTCGATTCCGGTGGTGGCGATCACCGGTCAGGTCGGGCGCAGCCTGATCGGCACCGACGCCTTCCAGGAAGCCGACATCTCCGGCATCACGATGCCGATCACCAAGCACAACTTCCTGGTGCGCAACGGCGACGACATCCCCAAGGTCATCGCCGAGGCGTTCCACATCGCCGCGAGCGGACGGCCGGGAGCGGTTCTCGTCGACATCCCCAAGGACATCCTGCAGGGGCAGTGCACGTTCAGCTGGCCGCCGCGCATCGACCTGCCGGGCTACAAGCCGAACACCAAGCCGCACAACCGTCAGATCCGCGAGGCCGCCAAGCTGATCTCGGAGGCCAGCAAGCCGGTGCTCTATGTCGGTGGCGGTGTCATCCGCGGTGATGCGTGTGAGCAGTTGCTGGAACTGGCCGAGCTGACCGGGATCCCGGTGGTCACCACGCTGATGGCCCGCGGCGCTTTCCCGGACAGCCACCCGCAGCACATGGGCATGCCGGGTATGCACGGCGCGGTCTCGGCCGTGGCGGCGCTGCAGCGCAGTGACCTGTTGATCGCGCTGGGCACCCGCTTCGATGACCGGGTGACGGGCCAGCTGTCCTCGTTCGCCCCGGACGCCAAGGTGATCCACGCCGACATCGACCCGGCCGAGATCGGCAAGAACCGGCACGCCGACGTCCCGATCGTGGGCGACGTCAAGGCCGTCATCACCGACCTGACCGAGGCGCTGCGCAAGATCGGCGCCGGTTTCGGCGGGCAGGAGCACAGCGACCGGGGGCGCGGCGGAGTCACGCGCAAGTTGGACAGCTGGTGGGAGTACCTGTCCGGCGTCAAGTCCACGTACCCGCTGAGCTACGGCCCGCAGAGCGACGGCAGCCTGAGCCCCGAGTACGTGATCGAGACCCTGGGCAAGCTGGCCGGGCCCGACGCGGTCTACGTCGCCGGGGTGGGCCAGCACCAGATGTGGGCCGCGCAGTTCGTCAAGTACGAGAACCCGCGCACCTGGCTGAACTCGGGCGGTCTCGGCACCATGGGCTTCGCCGTTCCGGCAGCCATGGGCGCGAAGTTCGCCCGGCCCGAGGCCGAGGTGTGGGCCATCGACGGCGACGGCTGCTTCCAGATGACCAACCAGGAGTTGGCCACCTGCGCCGTCGAGGGTGCGCCCATCAAGGTCGCGCTGATCAACAACGGCAACCTGGGCATGGTGCGGCAGTGGCAGACGCTGTTCTACGACGAGCGTTACAGCCAGACCGACCTGGCCACCCACTCGCACCGGATCCCGGACTTCGTCAAGCTGGCCGAGGCCCTGGGTTGCGTCGGATTGCGTTGTGAGCGTGCCGAAGACGTCGAAGACGTGATCCGGCAGGCTCAGGCCATCAACGACCGCCCCGTGGTGATCGACTTCATCGTCGGCGCCGATGCGCAGGTGTGGCCGATGGTTGCCGCAGGCACCAGCAACGACGAGATCATGGCGGCCCGGGACATCCGGCCGCTGTTCGACGACGAAGACGGCGAGGGACACGCCTAA
- the serA gene encoding phosphoglycerate dehydrogenase has translation MSLPVVLIADKLAESTVAALGDQVEVRWVDGPDREKLLAAVPEADALLVRSATTVDAEVLAAAPKLKIVARAGVGLDNVDVDAATARGVLVVNAPTSNIHSAAEHALALLLSAARQIPAADATLRDHTWKRSSFSGTEIFGKTVGVVGLGRIGQLVAQRLAAFGAHIVAYDPYVSQARAAQLGIELLPLDELLGRADFISVHLPKTKETAGLIGKENLAKTKPGVIIVNAARGGLIDEQALADAITSGHVRAAGLDVFSTEPCTDSPLFELPQVVVTPHLGASTEEAQDRAGTDVAASVKLALAGEFVPDAVNVGGGAVGEEVAPWLDLVRKLGLLVGVLSDAPPVSLAVQVRGELASEDVEILKLSALRGLFSAVVDEQVTFVNAPALAADRGVASEISTATESPNHRSVVDVRAVHADGSSLNVAGTLSGPQLVEKIVQINGRNFDLRAEGFNLIVNYSDQPGALGKIGTLLGGANVNIVAAQLSQDTTGDHATVMLRLDTDVPEDVRAAIASAVGASTLEVVDLS, from the coding sequence GTGAGTCTCCCCGTTGTACTGATCGCCGACAAGCTCGCCGAATCAACCGTTGCCGCCCTCGGCGACCAAGTAGAGGTCCGATGGGTCGACGGACCGGACCGCGAGAAACTCCTGGCCGCGGTGCCCGAGGCGGATGCCCTGCTGGTGCGTTCGGCTACCACCGTCGACGCCGAAGTGCTCGCCGCCGCCCCGAAACTCAAGATCGTCGCCCGAGCCGGTGTCGGCCTGGACAACGTCGACGTCGACGCCGCCACCGCCCGTGGCGTGCTGGTCGTCAACGCCCCGACCTCGAACATCCACAGCGCCGCCGAGCACGCCCTGGCCCTGCTGCTGTCGGCGGCCCGCCAGATCCCCGCCGCGGACGCGACCCTGCGCGACCACACCTGGAAGCGCTCGTCGTTCTCCGGCACCGAGATCTTCGGCAAGACCGTCGGCGTGGTGGGCCTGGGCCGCATCGGCCAGCTCGTCGCCCAGCGGCTCGCCGCGTTCGGCGCCCACATCGTCGCCTATGACCCCTACGTGTCGCAGGCCCGCGCGGCCCAGCTCGGCATCGAGTTGCTGCCGCTGGACGAGCTGCTCGGCCGCGCCGACTTCATCTCGGTGCACCTGCCCAAGACCAAGGAAACCGCCGGTCTCATCGGCAAGGAGAACCTGGCCAAGACCAAGCCGGGCGTGATCATCGTCAACGCCGCCCGCGGTGGCCTCATCGATGAGCAGGCGCTCGCCGATGCCATCACCAGCGGTCACGTCCGGGCCGCCGGTCTCGACGTGTTCTCCACCGAACCGTGCACCGACAGCCCGCTGTTCGAGCTGCCGCAGGTGGTCGTCACCCCGCACCTGGGCGCCTCCACCGAGGAGGCCCAGGACCGGGCCGGTACCGACGTCGCGGCCAGCGTGAAGCTGGCACTGGCCGGGGAATTCGTGCCGGACGCGGTCAACGTCGGCGGTGGCGCCGTCGGCGAAGAGGTGGCGCCGTGGCTCGACCTGGTCCGCAAACTGGGGCTGCTGGTCGGTGTCCTGTCCGATGCGCCGCCGGTGTCGCTGGCCGTGCAGGTCCGCGGTGAGCTGGCCTCCGAAGACGTTGAGATCCTGAAGCTTTCGGCGCTGCGCGGGCTGTTCTCCGCGGTGGTCGACGAGCAGGTCACGTTCGTCAACGCTCCCGCGCTCGCCGCGGATCGCGGTGTGGCGTCGGAGATCAGCACCGCCACCGAGAGCCCCAACCACCGCAGCGTCGTCGACGTCCGTGCAGTCCACGCCGACGGTTCGTCGCTCAACGTGGCGGGCACGCTGTCCGGGCCGCAGCTGGTGGAGAAGATCGTCCAGATCAACGGACGCAACTTCGACCTGCGCGCCGAGGGTTTCAACCTGATCGTCAACTACAGCGATCAGCCGGGAGCCCTCGGCAAGATCGGCACGCTGCTCGGCGGTGCGAACGTCAACATCGTTGCCGCCCAGCTGAGCCAGGACACCACCGGCGATCACGCCACGGTGATGCTGCGCCTGGATACCGATGTCCCCGAGGATGTGCGCGCCGCGATCGCGTCGGCGGTCGGCGCCAGCACGCTGGAAGTGGTTGATCTGTCGTGA
- the ilvN gene encoding acetolactate synthase small subunit produces MTSATPTHTLSVLVEDKPGVLARVASLFSRRGYNIQSLAVGATEQKDMSRMTIVVSVEDSPLEQITKQLNKLINVIKIVEQDEDNSVARELALIKVRADASTRSQVIEAVNLFRAKVVDVSTESLTVEATGTQEKLEALLRVLEPYGIRELAQSGVVSVSRGPRGIGTAK; encoded by the coding sequence ATGACCAGCGCAACCCCCACCCACACCCTGTCGGTGCTCGTCGAGGACAAGCCGGGCGTGCTCGCGCGCGTGGCGTCGTTGTTCTCGCGGCGCGGCTACAACATCCAGTCGCTGGCCGTCGGTGCGACGGAGCAGAAGGACATGTCCCGGATGACCATCGTGGTCAGCGTCGAGGACTCGCCGTTGGAGCAGATCACCAAGCAGCTCAACAAGCTGATCAACGTGATCAAGATCGTCGAGCAGGACGAGGACAATTCGGTGGCCCGCGAACTGGCCCTGATCAAGGTGCGGGCCGATGCCAGCACCCGCAGTCAGGTGATCGAAGCGGTCAACCTGTTCCGTGCCAAGGTCGTCGACGTGTCGACCGAGTCGCTGACCGTCGAGGCCACCGGCACGCAAGAGAAATTGGAAGCCCTATTGCGCGTCCTGGAGCCGTACGGTATTCGGGAGCTTGCGCAGTCCGGCGTGGTGTCGGTGTCACGCGGTCCGCGCGGCATCGGGACCGCGAAGTAG
- a CDS encoding PH domain-containing protein: MDVVSSRSATKPVVLRMSPMAHIAVGFFALGLLTLVLTNPTWGTPLLIFPIGLSYAIIRYRTVADHDSVTARSLLGSRTVAWSEIDGLRFDRSSWAVAHLRDGSELRLPAVTFAMLPLLTEVSGGRVPNPYA, encoded by the coding sequence ATGGATGTCGTGAGTTCCCGATCCGCAACCAAACCGGTCGTCCTGCGAATGTCGCCGATGGCGCACATCGCGGTCGGATTCTTTGCACTCGGCCTGCTGACGTTGGTGCTCACCAATCCCACGTGGGGCACGCCCCTGCTGATCTTTCCGATCGGGTTGTCCTACGCCATCATCCGCTACCGCACCGTCGCTGATCACGACAGCGTGACCGCGCGTTCACTGCTCGGCAGCCGCACGGTGGCGTGGTCGGAGATCGACGGTCTGCGTTTCGACCGGTCGTCGTGGGCCGTCGCCCACCTGCGCGACGGATCCGAACTGCGCCTGCCCGCCGTCACGTTCGCGATGCTTCCGCTGCTCACCGAGGTGAGCGGCGGACGCGTCCCCAACCCGTACGCGTAG